The following are encoded in a window of Nibricoccus aquaticus genomic DNA:
- a CDS encoding D-alanine--D-alanine ligase family protein has product MKTSEPIIAVFAGGTSPEREVSLGSGAACATALARSFPTQLFQIDDESLPTGLDPVRHVVFSTLHGTFGEDGAMQRLLDAAGVTYAGCDALSSALTMDKTLTKQAAAARGVKGARAIVFAASQKPSPDQVTAELGTEVVLKPNDQGSSVGLRMILTRAELIDGLASATSGNWLIEQRIVGRELSVGVIGGRAMGIVEIRPKSGIYDYTSKYTKGLTEYFAPAPLDENTTREVQLAAEAAFAACGCRDYARVDFILSERDGLFLLEINTLPGMKETSLLPMSARCAGLDFSALVRELVTPALGRFRAAGHLLNA; this is encoded by the coding sequence ATGAAAACGAGTGAACCTATCATCGCCGTCTTCGCCGGAGGCACCTCCCCCGAGCGCGAAGTCTCGCTCGGCTCAGGCGCGGCGTGCGCCACCGCCCTGGCTCGGAGTTTTCCGACCCAGCTTTTCCAGATCGACGACGAGTCATTGCCCACCGGCCTAGATCCGGTCCGCCATGTGGTTTTCTCCACGCTCCACGGTACCTTTGGTGAAGACGGCGCGATGCAGCGACTCCTCGATGCCGCCGGCGTGACTTACGCCGGTTGCGACGCGCTCAGCAGCGCGCTGACGATGGATAAAACCCTCACGAAACAAGCCGCCGCCGCCCGTGGTGTGAAAGGTGCCAGGGCGATCGTGTTCGCCGCGTCTCAGAAACCCTCGCCCGATCAAGTCACCGCCGAGCTCGGGACCGAAGTCGTCCTCAAGCCAAACGATCAGGGCAGCAGCGTTGGTCTCCGGATGATCCTTACGCGCGCCGAGCTGATCGACGGTCTTGCCTCCGCCACCTCCGGAAACTGGCTCATCGAGCAGCGCATCGTCGGCCGCGAGCTTTCCGTCGGCGTGATCGGCGGACGCGCGATGGGCATCGTCGAGATCCGGCCGAAGTCCGGGATCTACGACTACACGAGTAAGTACACCAAAGGTCTCACGGAGTATTTCGCGCCCGCGCCGCTCGACGAAAATACCACCCGTGAGGTGCAGCTCGCGGCCGAGGCGGCGTTCGCCGCGTGCGGCTGCCGCGACTACGCGCGCGTTGACTTCATACTTTCTGAGCGCGACGGCCTGTTTTTACTGGAAATAAACACGCTGCCCGGCATGAAAGAAACCAGCCTGCTGCCGATGAGCGCACGTTGCGCCGGTTTGGATTTTTCGGCCTTGGTAAGAGAACTCGTCACACCCGCATTGGGGCGTTTTCGCGCAGCCGGGCATTTGCTGAACGCATGA